Proteins from a genomic interval of Croceicoccus naphthovorans:
- a CDS encoding quinone-dependent dihydroorotate dehydrogenase, with amino-acid sequence MVYSLLRPLVFRFDAERAHGASLAALKALPSSLMASPPRPDPALAMTVAGIAFPNPVGMAAGFDKNGEVPDALLRCGFGFAELGSVTPRPQEGNPKPRLFRLAEDHAVINRMGFNNEGAAAVEARMKARAGRSGIVGINIGANKDSEDRVADYAEMTRIMAPYASYLAVNISSPNTPGLRALQDESALTGLLDAVLAARGAANGIEGAPPVFLKVAPDLEPADIDAIARIAIDKQLGALMVSNTTISRPALASKHRDEGGGLSGAPIKALALQRLRDFRRATGGQIPLIGIGGIATAEDAWERICAGASLVQLYSAMVYEGPGIAAKVVRGLPKLMARDGFSSIAEAVGSE; translated from the coding sequence ATGGTCTATTCGCTGCTGCGTCCGCTGGTGTTTCGTTTCGATGCCGAAAGGGCGCATGGCGCGTCATTGGCGGCGCTGAAGGCCCTGCCCAGCTCTCTGATGGCCAGCCCGCCCCGGCCCGATCCGGCGCTGGCGATGACGGTGGCGGGGATCGCGTTTCCCAATCCGGTCGGCATGGCGGCGGGCTTCGACAAGAACGGCGAAGTGCCCGACGCGCTGCTGCGCTGCGGATTCGGGTTTGCCGAACTGGGCAGCGTGACGCCGCGCCCGCAGGAAGGCAATCCGAAGCCGCGCCTGTTCCGACTGGCCGAGGATCACGCGGTCATCAACCGGATGGGCTTCAACAACGAAGGCGCGGCGGCGGTAGAGGCGCGGATGAAGGCGCGCGCCGGGCGATCGGGAATCGTCGGGATCAACATCGGCGCTAACAAGGACAGCGAAGATCGCGTCGCCGACTATGCCGAAATGACGCGGATCATGGCGCCCTATGCCAGCTATCTGGCGGTGAATATCAGCAGCCCGAACACCCCCGGACTGCGCGCCCTGCAGGACGAATCGGCTCTGACCGGATTGCTCGATGCGGTGCTGGCCGCGCGGGGTGCAGCCAATGGAATCGAAGGGGCCCCGCCGGTATTCCTGAAAGTCGCGCCCGATCTGGAGCCTGCCGATATCGACGCCATCGCGCGGATCGCAATCGACAAGCAATTGGGCGCGCTGATGGTGTCGAACACCACGATCAGCCGACCTGCGCTGGCATCGAAGCATCGCGACGAGGGCGGCGGGCTGTCGGGCGCGCCGATCAAAGCCCTTGCGCTGCAACGCTTGCGCGATTTCCGGCGGGCCACGGGCGGACAGATTCCGCTGATCGGCATCGGCGGCATCGCCACTGCGGAGGACGCGTGGGAACGGATCTGCGCCGGGGCCAGCCTGGTCCAGCTTTACAGCGCGATGGTCTACGAAGGACCGGGCATCGCGGCAAAGGTCGTGCGCGGCTTGCCAAAGCTGATGGCGCGTGACGGGTTTTCCTCGATTGCAGAGGCGGTTGGCAGCGAATAG
- a CDS encoding gamma-glutamyltransferase family protein produces MLTRFLAALAAPLLLGACATVQTTPDHPTTGMVSAADPRAAEAGVAMLRAGGNATDAALATMIALTVVEPQSSGIGGGGFLVLDPDGDGDPTTYDGRETAPAAATEQWFLDNDGKPLPFRTAVESGLSVGVPGSIALAAKAHGEHGALPWAKLFEPAIALARDGFDVTPRLRASLGEWRSVGAMTPAARTMFYGPNGEPVPVGTRVYNPALATFLDRVAEAGPDAFYHGDNASKIANAVNAAMPANAKRAGYSVQSDGSPVPAIKLPDGKMMLTDITAYEAKERPSPCGTYRAYLICGMGPPSSGATTVFAILKQLESQDMAAYGPTDPVAWHLIAESMRLAYADRGKWLGDSDFVDVPLPGMMDGGYLTQRGKAIRADRTIANAEPGLPPGAMAIMGMGAPQPEKGTSHFVAVDGQGGVASYTSTIESAFGSGLMVNGYYLNNELTDFNFEPGTANSVQGGKRPRSSMSPTIVYGPNGTFRLAIGAAGGATIIAQVAKALIGVIDWNLTAQQAIDLPVIFAPGGDTVWVEEDTALVAMIPALQALGHADIRPRRPGFKANAIELVDGQWRGAADSRSEGVAVAQ; encoded by the coding sequence ATGTTGACCCGATTTCTTGCCGCCCTTGCCGCGCCGCTCCTGCTCGGCGCGTGTGCCACCGTCCAGACAACGCCCGATCATCCGACAACCGGGATGGTCAGCGCCGCCGATCCCCGCGCGGCAGAGGCAGGCGTGGCGATGCTGCGCGCGGGCGGCAATGCGACCGATGCGGCGCTGGCGACGATGATCGCGCTGACCGTGGTAGAGCCGCAGTCGAGCGGCATCGGCGGCGGCGGCTTTCTCGTGCTCGATCCGGATGGCGATGGTGATCCGACGACATACGACGGGCGCGAAACGGCCCCGGCAGCGGCAACTGAGCAATGGTTCCTCGACAACGACGGCAAGCCGTTGCCCTTCCGCACGGCGGTGGAAAGCGGGCTGAGCGTCGGCGTCCCTGGCAGCATTGCTCTAGCAGCGAAAGCGCACGGCGAACACGGCGCACTGCCTTGGGCCAAGTTGTTCGAACCGGCGATTGCACTGGCCCGCGACGGGTTCGACGTGACGCCCCGCCTGCGCGCTTCGCTGGGCGAATGGCGTTCCGTCGGCGCGATGACGCCCGCTGCGCGCACGATGTTCTATGGCCCGAATGGAGAGCCGGTTCCGGTCGGCACCCGCGTTTACAATCCGGCGCTGGCGACGTTTCTCGACCGCGTGGCAGAGGCCGGGCCGGACGCATTCTACCACGGCGATAACGCGAGCAAGATCGCCAACGCCGTGAACGCCGCGATGCCCGCCAATGCCAAGCGCGCCGGGTATAGCGTGCAAAGCGATGGTAGCCCGGTTCCCGCAATCAAGCTGCCCGACGGCAAGATGATGCTCACCGACATCACCGCCTATGAAGCCAAGGAACGCCCGAGCCCCTGCGGCACCTATCGCGCCTATCTGATCTGCGGCATGGGCCCGCCTTCGTCCGGCGCGACCACCGTTTTCGCGATCCTGAAACAGCTCGAATCGCAGGACATGGCCGCGTATGGCCCGACCGATCCGGTTGCATGGCACCTGATCGCCGAATCGATGCGCCTTGCCTATGCCGACCGGGGCAAGTGGCTGGGCGACAGCGATTTCGTTGATGTGCCGCTGCCCGGCATGATGGACGGCGGCTATCTGACCCAGCGCGGCAAGGCGATCCGTGCCGACCGCACCATCGCCAATGCAGAACCCGGTCTGCCGCCCGGCGCAATGGCCATCATGGGCATGGGCGCGCCGCAACCCGAAAAAGGCACCTCGCACTTCGTGGCGGTGGATGGGCAGGGCGGGGTGGCCAGCTATACCTCCACCATCGAAAGCGCGTTCGGTTCAGGCCTGATGGTCAACGGCTATTACCTCAATAACGAGCTGACCGATTTCAACTTCGAACCCGGCACCGCGAACAGCGTTCAAGGCGGAAAACGCCCGCGTTCGTCGATGTCGCCGACCATCGTCTATGGCCCCAACGGCACGTTCAGGCTCGCCATCGGCGCCGCCGGGGGCGCGACGATCATCGCTCAAGTGGCCAAGGCGCTGATTGGCGTGATCGACTGGAACCTGACCGCGCAGCAGGCGATAGACCTGCCAGTAATCTTCGCGCCCGGCGGCGATACCGTGTGGGTGGAGGAGGACACCGCGCTGGTCGCGATGATCCCCGCCTTGCAGGCGCTGGGCCATGCCGACATTCGTCCCCGCCGCCCCGGTTTCAAGGCGAATGCCATAGAACTTGTCGATGGCCAATGGCGCGGCGCGGCGGACAGCCGCAGCGAGGGCGTGGCGGTCGCGCAATAA
- a CDS encoding SUF system Fe-S cluster assembly regulator, whose product MRLSSMADYAVVAMRAAALHCGGDRTNASEIAEETGLPLPTVQKLVSKLGAAGLLRSVRGAGGGFRLARPAAAITVADIVEAIEGPIALTQCCEEDGDCAIELRCGARAHWPQVNRAIRGALSGITLVDLAHSQAEPVAQVSEGITA is encoded by the coding sequence ATGCGGCTTTCGAGCATGGCCGACTATGCCGTCGTGGCAATGCGCGCCGCCGCCCTTCATTGCGGCGGGGATCGCACCAACGCGTCCGAAATCGCCGAGGAAACCGGGCTGCCGCTGCCCACGGTGCAGAAACTGGTCAGCAAGCTGGGCGCGGCGGGTCTGCTGCGTTCGGTACGCGGCGCGGGCGGGGGTTTTCGCCTTGCGCGTCCGGCGGCGGCGATCACGGTGGCAGACATTGTCGAAGCCATCGAAGGGCCCATCGCGCTGACCCAGTGCTGCGAAGAGGATGGCGATTGCGCCATCGAACTGCGCTGCGGCGCGCGAGCGCACTGGCCGCAGGTGAACCGCGCCATTCGCGGCGCGCTGTCCGGCATCACACTGGTCGACCTTGCGCATTCTCAGGCGGAGCCTGTGGCGCAGGTGTCCGAAGGAATTACCGCATGA
- a CDS encoding AMP-dependent synthetase/ligase, whose amino-acid sequence MAKPASSGSHRGPSGATIEQMDEARNLVSLFLDRAATLGDAPFLYVRADGAWQPLSWAEVARRVVLLAEGLRAMGLERGDRVVLVSENRPEWCISDLAIMAAGLVTVPAYTTNTTHDHLHVLENSGARAVIVSGPKLAKTLIPAVLGSPAVEHVISFEPMDQQQVGQFRIHRLDELLTGDAGAAETAVRERMAAVSREDLACIIYTSGTGGSPRGVRQHHGAILMNCAGAARVIAEDFGWDCESFLSFLPLSHSYEHTGGQFLPICLGATIHYAEGLDKLAGNIEDVRPSVMIVVPRLFEVLRMRILKQLAKQGRAAQILVDRAIALAERASEGKPRPIIDALEDRLLDRVLRPKVRAKFGGRIKALVSGGAPLNPEIGYFFTGLGMPLLQGYGQTESGPIISVARPAAGLKMDAVGPPIHGAEVRIADDGEILARGEMVMHGYWQNPVETAKALQDGWLHTGDIGHIDERGRIMITDRKKDMIVNDKGDNISPQRVEGMLTLQPEIAQAMIAGDRKPYMVALIVPDAEWTKEWARENGQTGDWLALRDNADFRAALRAAIDRVNKDLSVIERVRQYALPDEIFSIENEEMTPSLKIRRHKIRGRYGDRLEAMYKGG is encoded by the coding sequence ATGGCGAAACCCGCTTCCAGCGGATCACATCGCGGTCCGTCCGGGGCCACTATCGAACAGATGGACGAGGCGCGAAACCTCGTCTCGCTGTTCCTCGACCGCGCGGCCACGCTGGGCGACGCGCCGTTCCTCTACGTCCGCGCCGATGGCGCATGGCAACCGCTCAGCTGGGCCGAAGTCGCACGCCGCGTCGTCCTTCTGGCCGAAGGGCTGCGCGCGATGGGGCTGGAACGCGGCGACCGGGTCGTGCTGGTCAGCGAGAACCGCCCCGAATGGTGCATTTCCGACCTTGCCATCATGGCGGCAGGCCTTGTCACCGTGCCCGCCTACACCACCAACACCACGCACGATCACCTGCACGTTCTGGAAAACAGCGGCGCGCGGGCGGTCATCGTATCCGGGCCAAAGCTGGCAAAAACGCTGATCCCCGCCGTGTTGGGCAGCCCGGCTGTCGAACACGTGATCAGTTTCGAACCGATGGACCAGCAACAGGTCGGCCAGTTCCGCATCCACCGGCTGGACGAATTGCTGACCGGCGATGCTGGGGCCGCCGAAACCGCGGTGCGCGAACGCATGGCGGCGGTCAGCCGCGAAGACCTTGCCTGCATCATCTACACCAGCGGCACCGGCGGGTCCCCGCGCGGCGTGCGCCAGCACCACGGCGCGATCCTGATGAACTGCGCGGGCGCGGCGCGGGTGATTGCAGAGGATTTCGGCTGGGACTGCGAGAGTTTCCTCTCGTTCCTGCCGCTGTCGCATTCGTACGAACATACCGGCGGGCAATTCCTGCCGATCTGCCTTGGCGCGACGATCCATTATGCAGAGGGGCTGGACAAGCTGGCCGGCAATATCGAGGACGTGCGCCCCAGCGTCATGATCGTCGTCCCCCGCCTGTTCGAGGTGTTGCGCATGCGCATTCTTAAGCAGCTGGCGAAACAGGGCCGGGCCGCGCAAATCTTGGTCGACCGCGCCATCGCGCTGGCCGAACGTGCGTCCGAAGGCAAACCGCGCCCGATCATCGATGCGTTGGAAGATCGGCTGCTGGACCGCGTGCTGCGCCCCAAGGTGCGGGCGAAGTTCGGCGGGCGGATCAAGGCGCTGGTTTCGGGCGGCGCGCCGCTGAACCCGGAAATCGGCTATTTCTTCACCGGCCTCGGCATGCCGTTGCTGCAAGGGTACGGCCAGACGGAGAGCGGGCCGATCATCTCTGTCGCGCGGCCCGCTGCTGGCCTGAAAATGGATGCCGTCGGCCCGCCGATCCACGGGGCGGAAGTGCGGATTGCCGACGATGGCGAAATCCTCGCGCGCGGTGAAATGGTGATGCACGGTTATTGGCAGAACCCGGTCGAAACCGCGAAGGCGTTGCAGGACGGCTGGCTGCACACCGGCGACATCGGCCATATCGACGAACGCGGGCGGATCATGATCACCGACCGCAAGAAAGACATGATCGTCAACGACAAGGGCGACAATATCTCGCCCCAGCGGGTCGAGGGCATGCTGACTTTGCAGCCCGAAATTGCGCAGGCGATGATTGCGGGCGACCGCAAGCCCTATATGGTCGCGCTGATCGTGCCCGATGCCGAGTGGACGAAGGAATGGGCGCGCGAAAACGGCCAGACCGGCGACTGGCTGGCGCTGCGCGACAACGCCGACTTCCGCGCCGCATTGCGCGCCGCGATCGACCGGGTGAACAAGGACCTGTCGGTAATCGAACGAGTGCGGCAATACGCCTTGCCGGACGAGATTTTCAGCATCGAGAACGAGGAAATGACCCCCTCGCTCAAGATCCGCCGCCACAAGATTCGCGGCCGCTATGGCGACCGGCTGGAGGCGATGTACAAAGGCGGGTGA
- the rplM gene encoding 50S ribosomal protein L13 yields the protein MKALSTQTRSIKPAEVEKKWHLIDAEGLVVGRLAVIIANHLRGKHKPSYTPHVDCGDHVVVINADKVKFTGNKTQDKRYYKHTGYAGGIKETSPAKVLEGRFPERVLEKAVERMVPRGPLGRQQMKALHLYAGTEHPHDGQQPEVLDVAARNRKNKVGA from the coding sequence ATGAAGGCGCTCAGCACCCAGACCCGGTCGATCAAGCCGGCCGAGGTCGAAAAGAAATGGCACCTGATCGACGCCGAAGGGCTCGTCGTCGGTCGCCTGGCGGTGATCATCGCCAACCACCTGCGCGGCAAGCACAAGCCGAGCTACACCCCGCACGTCGATTGCGGCGACCACGTCGTCGTCATCAACGCCGACAAGGTGAAGTTCACCGGCAACAAGACGCAGGACAAGCGTTACTACAAGCACACCGGCTATGCCGGCGGCATCAAGGAAACCAGCCCGGCCAAGGTGCTGGAAGGCCGTTTCCCGGAACGCGTCCTTGAAAAGGCCGTGGAACGCATGGTTCCGCGCGGCCCGCTGGGTCGCCAGCAGATGAAGGCGCTTCACCTCTACGCCGGCACCGAACATCCGCACGACGGGCAGCAGCCCGAAGTGCTCGACGTTGCCGCCCGCAACCGCAAGAACAAGGTTGGTGCATGA
- a CDS encoding COX15/CtaA family protein: MKTASLYAPDSVRYGSERPLALSRWLMIVAALVILIVAVGGITRLTESGLSITEWKPVTGALPPLNEAQWQAEFDAYKQIPEYIEVNGPAGMTLADYKFIYFWEWFHRLLGRLIGVAFALPLAWFWVRRAIPAGYKPRLLALLALGGLQGAFGWLMVRSGTGPDAIPAMRTDVSHYWLSVHLMTALFTLGGLVWTALDLRNWARSDPHSRLTGFSVGVLVILAIQLLYGGWMAGLDAGYVAGGGFWNSWPMMQGSFFPDGIDWALGAVHAMTADPFLVHFIHRWWAWVAVAALIVMARHVRAKDRRASIAIHATFGTQILLGIATVWTGLALWVAVAHQVVGALVLVAAVWGAHLLGYRDRMPGSALK; the protein is encoded by the coding sequence ATGAAGACAGCCTCCCTCTACGCCCCGGATTCCGTGCGATACGGATCGGAACGCCCCCTCGCCCTGTCGCGCTGGCTGATGATCGTCGCGGCGCTGGTTATTTTGATAGTCGCGGTCGGCGGGATCACCCGCCTGACCGAATCGGGCCTGTCGATTACCGAGTGGAAGCCGGTGACCGGCGCGCTGCCCCCGTTGAACGAAGCGCAGTGGCAGGCGGAGTTCGATGCCTATAAGCAGATCCCGGAATATATAGAGGTAAACGGACCGGCGGGCATGACGCTGGCCGATTACAAGTTCATCTATTTCTGGGAATGGTTTCACCGCTTGCTGGGCCGCCTGATCGGCGTGGCATTCGCGCTGCCGCTGGCGTGGTTCTGGGTGCGGCGGGCTATCCCTGCGGGGTACAAGCCGCGACTGCTGGCCCTGCTGGCGCTGGGCGGATTGCAGGGGGCCTTCGGCTGGCTGATGGTCCGGTCGGGCACCGGGCCGGATGCGATCCCGGCGATGCGGACCGACGTTTCGCACTATTGGCTATCCGTCCACCTGATGACCGCGCTGTTCACGCTGGGCGGATTGGTGTGGACGGCGCTGGACTTGCGCAACTGGGCGCGCAGCGATCCGCATTCGCGGCTGACCGGCTTTTCGGTCGGCGTTCTGGTGATCCTTGCGATCCAGCTGCTTTACGGCGGGTGGATGGCGGGGCTGGACGCCGGATATGTCGCGGGCGGCGGATTCTGGAATTCGTGGCCGATGATGCAGGGCAGCTTCTTTCCCGATGGCATCGACTGGGCGCTTGGCGCGGTTCACGCGATGACGGCGGACCCGTTCCTCGTGCACTTCATCCACCGCTGGTGGGCATGGGTTGCGGTGGCGGCGCTGATCGTCATGGCGCGGCACGTGCGGGCGAAGGACCGCCGCGCCTCGATCGCGATCCACGCCACGTTCGGCACGCAGATCCTGCTCGGCATCGCTACGGTCTGGACCGGCCTCGCCCTGTGGGTCGCAGTGGCACATCAGGTGGTCGGCGCACTGGTGCTGGTGGCAGCCGTGTGGGGCGCGCACTTGCTCGGCTATCGCGACCGGATGCCGGGAAGCGCATTGAAGTGA
- the cutA gene encoding divalent-cation tolerance protein CutA, producing the protein MSAAALIWAPFEDENSAAKVADALLDEGLIVCCNMIPIKSRYVWKGERGQGDEVGALFKTRADLLHKAVARLEELHPYETPAITGWTCQAAGGETLAWLAGIGPASD; encoded by the coding sequence GTGAGCGCGGCGGCACTGATCTGGGCCCCGTTCGAGGACGAGAACAGCGCCGCCAAGGTCGCCGATGCACTGCTCGACGAAGGTCTCATCGTCTGCTGCAACATGATCCCGATAAAGTCGCGCTACGTCTGGAAGGGTGAGCGCGGACAGGGCGACGAAGTCGGCGCGCTGTTCAAGACCCGGGCAGACCTGCTTCACAAGGCAGTGGCGCGGCTGGAAGAGCTGCACCCCTATGAAACCCCCGCGATCACCGGCTGGACCTGTCAGGCGGCGGGCGGCGAAACGCTGGCCTGGCTGGCGGGGATCGGGCCGGCTTCGGACTAG
- the sufB gene encoding Fe-S cluster assembly protein SufB, with the protein MTEDVTQQVEQDAAARDAAKRLETYEFGFSSDIEQEFAEKGLSEDTVRFISAKKEEPEWMLEWRLKAYRHWLTMPQPDWAKVNFPPIDYQDAYYYAAPKKKETLASLDELDPEIKAVYDKLGIPIGEQEVLAGVEGARKVAVDAVFDSVSVATTFRKELEEAGVIFRSISEAIREYPDMVRKWLGKVVPMHDNYFATLNCAVFSDGTFVYIPKGVRCPMELSTYFRINAENTGQFERTLIVADEGSYVSYLEGCTAPMRDENQLHAAVVELVALDDAEIKYSTVQNWYPGDAEGKGGIYNFVTKRALCQGKNSKVSWTQVETGSAVTWKYPSCVLNGENSVGEFYSVAVTNNYQQADTGTKMIHNGKNTRSTIISKGISAGKSDNTYRGLVRVGPNADNVRNFTQCDSLLLGSECGAHTVPYIEVKNPTAQIEHEATTSKISDDQLFYAMQRGLDEEQAVALIVNGFAKEVLKELPMEFAVEAQKLLAISLEGSVG; encoded by the coding sequence ATGACTGAAGACGTCACCCAACAGGTAGAGCAAGACGCAGCCGCCCGCGATGCGGCCAAGCGGCTTGAAACCTATGAGTTCGGCTTTTCGTCCGACATCGAGCAGGAGTTCGCGGAAAAAGGCCTGTCCGAAGACACCGTCCGCTTCATTTCAGCCAAGAAGGAAGAGCCGGAATGGATGCTGGAATGGCGGCTGAAAGCCTACCGCCACTGGCTGACCATGCCGCAGCCGGACTGGGCGAAGGTGAACTTCCCGCCGATCGATTATCAGGACGCCTACTACTACGCCGCGCCCAAGAAGAAGGAGACGCTGGCGTCGCTTGACGAGCTCGACCCAGAGATCAAGGCCGTCTACGACAAGCTGGGCATCCCGATTGGCGAACAGGAAGTGCTGGCGGGCGTCGAAGGCGCACGCAAGGTCGCCGTGGACGCAGTGTTCGACAGCGTTTCCGTCGCCACCACCTTCCGCAAGGAGCTGGAGGAGGCGGGCGTCATCTTCCGTTCCATCTCCGAGGCGATCCGCGAATATCCCGACATGGTCAGGAAGTGGCTCGGCAAGGTCGTGCCGATGCATGACAACTACTTTGCCACGCTCAACTGCGCGGTCTTTTCCGACGGCACTTTCGTCTACATTCCCAAGGGCGTGCGCTGCCCGATGGAGCTATCGACCTATTTCCGGATCAATGCGGAGAACACCGGCCAGTTCGAACGCACCCTGATCGTGGCCGACGAAGGCAGCTATGTCAGCTATCTCGAAGGCTGCACCGCGCCGATGCGTGACGAAAACCAGCTCCACGCCGCCGTGGTCGAACTCGTCGCGCTGGACGATGCGGAGATCAAGTATTCGACGGTCCAGAACTGGTACCCCGGCGATGCCGAGGGCAAGGGCGGCATCTACAACTTCGTCACCAAGCGCGCGCTGTGCCAGGGGAAGAATTCCAAGGTTTCGTGGACGCAGGTTGAAACCGGCTCTGCGGTGACGTGGAAGTATCCGTCCTGCGTGCTGAACGGAGAGAATTCGGTGGGCGAGTTCTACTCGGTCGCCGTCACCAACAATTACCAGCAGGCCGACACCGGCACGAAGATGATCCACAACGGCAAGAACACCCGTTCGACGATCATTTCCAAGGGCATCAGCGCGGGCAAGTCCGACAACACCTATCGCGGCCTCGTCCGCGTGGGACCGAATGCCGACAACGTGCGCAATTTCACGCAGTGCGACAGCTTGCTGCTGGGCAGCGAATGCGGCGCGCATACCGTGCCCTATATCGAGGTGAAGAACCCCACCGCCCAGATCGAGCACGAGGCGACGACCAGCAAGATCAGCGACGACCAGCTGTTCTACGCGATGCAGCGCGGGCTGGACGAGGAGCAGGCCGTGGCGCTGATCGTCAACGGCTTTGCCAAGGAAGTGCTGAAAGAGCTGCCGATGGAATTCGCGGTCGAGGCGCAGAAGCTGCTGGCGATCTCGCTTGAGGGGAGTGTGGGGTGA
- the thiS gene encoding sulfur carrier protein ThiS: MAEQISIVVNGETRRIPAGSSVADLARLLDLEPTKVAVERNGDIVPRTSLEGVGLSQGDSLEIVHFVGGGEHGASVTDDSWTVAGKTFRSRLIVGTGKYKDFAQNAAALEASGAEIVTVAVRRVNISDPKAPMLTDFIDPKKITYLPNTAGCFTAEDAIRTLRLAREAGGWDLVKLEVLGEAKTLYPDMRETLRATEVLAKEGFKPMVYCADDPIAAKQLEEAGAVAIMPLGAPIGSGLGIQNRVTIRLIVEGASVPVLVDAGVGTASDAAVAMELGCDGVLMNTAIAEAKDPILMARAMRLSVEAGRAAYRAGRMATRKYADPSSPLAGLI, from the coding sequence ATGGCCGAACAGATTTCCATCGTCGTAAACGGCGAAACCCGCCGCATCCCCGCCGGCAGCAGCGTTGCCGACCTTGCCCGCCTGCTCGATCTGGAGCCGACGAAAGTCGCGGTAGAGCGCAATGGCGACATCGTGCCGCGTACCTCGCTGGAAGGCGTGGGCCTGTCGCAGGGCGATTCGCTGGAAATCGTACACTTCGTCGGCGGCGGCGAACACGGTGCCAGCGTAACGGACGATAGCTGGACGGTGGCGGGCAAGACGTTCCGTTCGCGCCTGATCGTCGGCACTGGCAAGTACAAGGATTTTGCCCAGAACGCCGCCGCGCTGGAGGCGAGCGGCGCGGAAATCGTGACGGTCGCGGTGCGCCGGGTGAACATTTCCGATCCCAAAGCGCCGATGCTGACCGATTTCATCGACCCGAAAAAGATCACCTACCTGCCCAACACGGCGGGCTGTTTCACCGCAGAAGACGCGATCCGCACCCTGCGGCTGGCGCGAGAGGCTGGCGGCTGGGATCTCGTAAAGCTGGAAGTTCTGGGCGAGGCGAAGACGCTTTATCCCGACATGCGCGAAACGCTGCGCGCGACCGAAGTGCTGGCCAAGGAAGGCTTCAAGCCGATGGTTTATTGCGCCGACGATCCCATCGCGGCCAAGCAACTGGAAGAAGCGGGCGCGGTGGCGATCATGCCGCTTGGCGCGCCGATCGGATCGGGGCTGGGCATCCAGAACCGCGTGACGATCCGCCTGATCGTAGAGGGCGCGAGTGTGCCCGTGCTGGTCGACGCGGGCGTCGGCACCGCCAGCGATGCGGCAGTCGCGATGGAGCTGGGCTGCGATGGCGTGCTGATGAACACCGCCATTGCCGAAGCGAAGGACCCGATCCTGATGGCCCGCGCGATGCGGTTGTCGGTAGAGGCGGGCCGCGCCGCCTATCGCGCAGGGCGTATGGCGACGCGCAAATACGCCGACCCGTCGAGCCCGCTGGCCGGCCTGATCTAA
- a CDS encoding MerC domain-containing protein, with product MRIKLDRLGIALSGLCVVHCVGSILLVGLLGLGGQWLLAPEIHEIGLGLAIVVGAVTIGLGAMRHKQVGPLFLGSFGLALMATALFVPHGVAEAGLTIAGVICVATAHILNLRLHSF from the coding sequence TTGCGCATTAAACTCGACCGGCTGGGCATTGCCCTGTCTGGTCTGTGCGTCGTGCATTGCGTCGGCTCGATCCTGCTGGTTGGCCTGCTGGGCCTTGGCGGGCAGTGGTTGCTGGCCCCTGAAATTCATGAGATCGGGCTGGGTCTGGCGATCGTCGTCGGCGCGGTGACGATCGGGCTGGGCGCGATGCGGCACAAGCAAGTCGGGCCGTTGTTTCTGGGCTCGTTCGGGCTGGCGCTGATGGCCACCGCGCTGTTCGTGCCGCACGGCGTGGCAGAGGCGGGGCTGACCATCGCGGGCGTGATCTGCGTCGCCACCGCGCATATCCTGAACCTGCGGCTGCATTCTTTCTGA
- the tnpA gene encoding IS200/IS605 family transposase, translating to MAYRSGCHTTFHHRYHLVWAPKYRYKVLIGDVRLRVREIIRQVCDEMGVTIVNGVLSKDHVHMFVEIPPHVSVSDFVRRAKGRSSRKIQQEFEHIRKRYWGQRFWQRGYFSTTSGNITDDIIMRYLDRHTHKDGFSPSA from the coding sequence ATGGCGTATCGCTCCGGTTGTCACACGACATTCCATCATCGCTATCATCTCGTCTGGGCGCCGAAGTACCGGTACAAGGTGCTGATCGGCGATGTGCGGCTCAGGGTTCGCGAAATCATCCGGCAGGTCTGCGATGAAATGGGCGTGACCATCGTGAACGGCGTGCTGTCGAAGGATCACGTGCACATGTTCGTAGAAATCCCGCCGCACGTCTCGGTCAGCGACTTCGTGCGCCGGGCCAAGGGGCGCTCGTCGCGCAAGATCCAGCAGGAGTTCGAACATATCCGCAAACGCTACTGGGGCCAACGCTTCTGGCAACGCGGTTACTTTTCAACCACGTCCGGCAACATCACCGATGACATCATCATGCGTTATCTGGACCGTCATACCCACAAGGATGGCTTCAGCCCCTCCGCATGA